The Candidatus Epulonipiscium sp. genome has a segment encoding these proteins:
- a CDS encoding DUF2721 domain-containing protein has product MELSLTTPALLFPAISLLLLAYTNRFLVLAQLVRELHEKFNENPDEILSGQIDNLQKRINLIRNMQILGVSSFFLCVLCMFLIFAKYYVLADLTFGISLIFLMTSLGFSIRELLISVKALTLQLSNVESKKNK; this is encoded by the coding sequence ATGGAGCTAAGCCTTACAACCCCAGCTTTACTATTTCCTGCTATTTCCTTACTGCTATTAGCTTATACAAATCGCTTTCTTGTATTAGCACAATTGGTAAGAGAACTGCATGAAAAATTTAACGAGAACCCCGATGAGATACTATCGGGACAAATCGATAATCTTCAAAAAAGAATCAACCTAATTCGTAATATGCAAATCCTAGGGGTATCAAGCTTTTTTTTATGCGTATTGTGTATGTTTTTGATATTTGCCAAATACTATGTTTTAGCTGATTTAACTTTTGGGATAAGTTTGATTTTTCTAATGACATCCCTAGGTTTTTCCATTAGAGAATTACTTATTTCCGTTAAAGCGCTTACACTACAGCTTAGTAATGTTGAAAGCAAAAAAAACAAATAG